caataattatcactccttttcattttagtttgtcccataataattgtcacattttatttttactaaatagtaaataggtctcacatttcactgactcacttcactctcattttattataaaaccaggTAGGTCTCACGTTTCATTAACTTTTccaatcaacttttctttacatttattaCAACTCGTGGCCACGATAAGAGTGACGATTACTGTGcgacggggggagtatttaTGAGTTAAAGCCCAAAACAACAGTTAAGTGGGCTTTTAAATTCTGAAAATCGGAGCTGTCTTTCAAAAAGCGTATAGCGATCTGTTCAACTTCAATTCCACTGCTTACATAGTTCGGATTCCTTAGACAGAGATATAGAATGGAATCAATGGAAATTGATCGAGGAAATACACCGCCTGGAGGTATATGTGTGTGTTGAATTGTTCGATGAATCAAAACATTGCGACTGCTggctaattttattttattattttggttgCTTGAAGGAGAAAAGGGGGAAGAACTGAAGCAAatcatactagtattaattggTCTACCGGGAAGTGGAAAATCCACCTTTTGCGAGGAAGTGGCGAAAATTTCTTCCCGCCCCTGGACCCGCGTTTGCCAGGTAGACCTACATTACGCATTACACCCTTTTACTCTGTTGTTACAGTTAAAAGTAGGCGCACTGTAAATGTTTGATGAATTGCCTCAATGTATTGTTAAAATCCAGCGCTGTAGATGTTGATTATTAAATAGAGCTTGAGCTAAGTAAGCTAGGCAGTTAGGAGGGTTGTATGTTAGTCATCTTGTTTTTTATCCCATGTGATTTCATGAGTATATAAATGTAGTGTGTGTACacagaaataaaattctctCTCTGCTATCTTCTACTTACATCTTTACATGTTTTTGAAAGTTACCATGTGTTAAATTTGTACTGCTCTCTCATCTTCTTGGATGTTTTTCTTTAGCAAACAAGAGCATAATAgtttttatcttccttttaTAGTTTCGAGAGTAGCATAAATTGGCGGGTGAGTCTCTTCGACCCACTATAAGTTGTTCATACTTCATTTTGGGCTGTACCAAATATTCCCAATGTTAGtacctaattaaaaaaaatattagtacaagGTAGTGGGgtcatattattttaaacgCACACAATTTACTTAATCTGTGTTTTTAAAAGAAACGAATGGCTTATAATGGGAAGGATGGATTACTTGTGACAAGTGCTGtgtgttgatttttatgtgaacCTTTTTTTGCTGTTTCTTTTTGATATAGGATGCAATCAAGAATGGCAAGAGTGGGACAAAAATCATGTGTTTATCTGTTGCAGCTGCTGCTTTGGAAGATGGTAAGAGTGTATTGATAGACAGGTGTAACATTGACAAGGAGCAGAGGGCAGACTTTCTCAAACTCGGCAGTTCAGAAACAGAGAAACATGCCGTGGTGCTTGATCTACCAAACTCACTTTGTATCTCTCGTTCTGTGAAGCGTAGTGGGCACGAGGGCAAGTTACAAGGCAGTCGAGCAGCTCAAGTAGTGAATCACATGGCACCAAAGAAAGAGCTCCCTAAACTGAGTGAAGGGTTTAACAGAATTATGTTTTGCTACAATGAGAAAGATGTGAAAGAAGCTATCAAATTGTATGGTTCTCTCAGACTGTGTGATTCTCTTCCTTCTGGTTGTTTTGGTCAGAAGAGTATGGATTCCATGGTTCAAGTTGGGATCAGGAGCTTTTTCAAGAAACAAGATACCTCTGGAAATGCCAAGTCTGTGCCTGAAGATTCTGGCAATCAGGGAGCGGAAGCGGGTTCTCATACAGCAGGTGATGCTCTTGAGAAGAAGGGGAAGTGTGATATAGTTGATGTTACTACCTCTACTTCAGGTTCTACTGCTTCTTGCAGCATTCCAACTTTGGCGTTTCCATCCATTTCTACTGCAGACTTTCAATTTGACCTTGAAAAAGCATCTGATATTATTGTAGAGCAAGTTCAGGAATATATTAGTAGGATTGGAGAGGCAAAACTAGTTATGGTAGATTTATCTCATGGATCGAAAATATTGTCTCTGGTTAAGACCAAGGCTGCGAAGAAGAATATTGACTCTAACAAGTTTTCTACATTTGTTGGAGATATAACTCAACTCCGATCTTGTGGAGGTTTAAGCTGCAACGTAATTGCTAATCCTACAAACCGGTCAGTCTGCTACATCGTTATTCTTGGTAGAGAAGAGAACTTACAAATacattagaataaaaatatccgGGACGGTTTTAGTATTGCAGACTGATTTATCCATGTTTGTATCATTGTATGTTAGGTAGATCAGCTGAAATCTTATTTTGTGCAGGGAAATAAAACCAGGAGGTGGAGGAGTAAATGCTGCTGTTTTTAAAGCCGCAGGCTTCGAGCTAGAAGTTGCAACCAAGGAAAGAGCCGAAAAACTTGCAGCAGGGGAGTGTGTGATTGTGCCACTTCcttcatcttctccgtggTTTGGGGCAGAAGGTGTGACCCATGTTATCCATGTTCTTGGACCAAATATGAACCCCAGGCGACCCGACTGTCTCAAAGATGATTATACTAAAGGATGCAAGATTCTTCGCGAAGCTTACTCATCACTGTTTGAAGGCTTTGTTTCTATAGTGAAGTCCTATGGTAATGAAgatcaaaatggcaaaagaaCAGCAGCTTTTGTGCCTGAGAGAAACAAGAAGAGTAAGGGTTCAAGCTCTCCACTATCAAAATCTGGTGTGAATAATCAAAATCAGGTTGATCAAAGCAGCACTACTAAGACTTGGAACCCATGGGCCCAAGCTCTTCACAAGATTGCTATGAGTCCTGGCAATCATGAGGACGTTGTGCTTGAGGTTTCAGATCACGTAGTAGTGATAAAGGATTCTTATCCAAAGGTCCTCAATATCCACTTATCTGTCTTTATAGATATGTACatgaaaaggagaaaaagggTGAGAGAAATGATAATAATGTTTCTAAACTTCCTTCTTATTATCTGCAGGCACAACAGCACCTCTTAGTCATTGCACGATGCCATGGGCTTGACAGCCTTGCTGATGTTAGTGGTGAAGATATTCCCTTATTGAAAGAGATGCATGATGTTGGCTTGAAATGGGCTGAAAAGCTCATTCTTGAAAATAAGTCGCTGGAATTCCGTCTCGGATACCATTCAGTAAGCCATGTTCTAAACTCCATCTTGGTTGGTATTGATGATTTAACATGGTCTGCATTTTGAAAAGTCGTCAAGAATAATTTGGAATATCTAACGTGTTTTATACTGCATTTATATCTAATTTTCAGTTCAACAATATCTTACCTTACCTCAGAATTTCTCTCTACTTGAAGTCTGCCTTTAGAAGATGTACCATTTAATATCATAGTTTGAAAACTAGAAGTTGCATGTCATTCAGTATTGTGATATGAGATGGAAATTTTAACCTCATTCTAGATCCCCTCAATGCGGCAACTGCACCTACACGTGATAAGCCAGGACTTCGACTCGACTCACCTGAAGAACAAGAAACATTGGCTTTCATTCAATACTCCATTCTTCCTAGATTCAGTAAATGTAATTAAGCAACTCGAAGAAGATGGAGAGCTCAGATTGGGAAATGAAAGCTTCTTTGATGGGGTTTTGCGCTGCCATCGATGTCTAAGTGTGAACCCAAACATGCCTAAACTCAAGAACCATGTTCGGTCTTGTAAAGACCCCCTCACATTTCTAATACAAAATGGCTATCTTATTTTCTCGGAAGGTAAGTATAGGTAACTTGATTTCAGCAGTGTACAAGTCGCCCTTTAGTACTTTTCAGCTTTGTTCTGGACAAATTGTATGGTACATGATGTATTTTGAGGTCCCTTTTCTGGGATCAAAATCATGTCGAATTTTGTGAGATAAGGCATGTTAGGTTAGCTGATGCTTTGGAGGCTTGTACTGTCAAAATAAGGAATCTTTTTTGGGTACTATTGCTGGGTGAATGTAATTATAATCCAATGTCGCATAATGATTGTAGTATGTATGTGGATATTCTTAAGGTTAgacaaatttcataataaattactccatccgtcccaattTAGGAGTAagatttagttatgacacgtgttttaagaaattgttggagtgtataataattaaagtgagGTAGTGGTTATTGGAGTgagtaataaatgaagtgaggtagtggaaagtgagactttttttactttttgtatgtttaagattttgttttgttttatatttatgaaagtaatgacatttgagtgttaatttgatgaataattaggttaaattttatgttcaaacATGGTagattctaaatgtgactcttaaactgggaggGACTTAAATGACAAAACGTGACTCTTGaactgagacggagggagtaatactaaAGGTCGGACAAATCTTTCCATAATAATACTTTAGTATTCTAGTATCATGTTGACATCCCCACGGGTATCAATAGAAGTTACTTCATTGGGTTCTTATCGTGTCCTAATCCAACAGGTTCCTATCGGGTTCGTGCGTATTATCGTGTACCCAAAAAAAAGTCAACTATATGTTAATGATAGTAAATTAGCTTGAAACGACACGATAATGACTAAAACATGATGTTATTATACGATTTAAACATGATATTAcacgataaaataaaaaattaccaaattaaaataattattttattaatcaaaataataaaactaaagtatagtaatattaaatctaaataataaagttaaataattaaaaaaaattattttttaataaaatctaagcataatattttcttaaaattcataaaaaattaactaatatttttaattaataaaattaaattatattaatttttaattaattaaaagtaaagtaatatatttttttaattaattaaaattaaagtataatatttttaatcaacaaaaataactaaaattaaagtttaataaacttttaattaataaaaattaattattatttttgtcttaACGTATAACCCAAACACGACCCGACCCAACCCATTATCTTCGAGTTCTTATTGGGTCGACCCTATAAGAACCCAAATCATAAAcgtgcgtgttcgtgtcgtgttaatTTCGTGAGGGTCCGTatcgtgttatcgtgtcgtatcaaaaattgtcagccctacCTGGGGTTCAAGAAACATAAATATGTCCAAGACTTGTTCttccaaatattcaaataaatttcaataataatcaaattagaaatgaagtaataaaaatggTGACAAAGAGgtaaagaagatgaagttgaagATGAAGGTGTTATGAGTTAGATTAATGTTTGGAACCTTGAACCTTCTCTAATAAGATGAAGACAATCTAAAATGCTACTTTCACCAAAGCAAAAATTCCAATGATTCCACAAAACTAGCAAAAATAAGAACAAGTAAAGCGTACTTAATATTTAATCTTACCCTGGCAAAATATTGAATGCAACCGCAAAaggattttaataaatcttcaaagatgaagaaggtgcTCACAATGGAATCTTTAAAGTTTTTACAAATTGTTTAAAAGCTGCCAAGTACAAACCCTAAACTAGTCTTTATACTTGGGAGGAAAAGAGTTCAAAAAACAAGCTAAAATGCAGCGTGCCTCGGGTTTGTGATGGAACGAATCCGGCGGGTCGCCTGAAATGCGCTAGGAATTGCCGAACATAACCAGCGAGTTACTGGGCTCGACAAGGCTGAAGTCGGCGAGTCGCCGGGATTCTTCCTGGATTACCTGAACAGAGCTGGTGAGTAACTGGGTTCGCGATGTGTACGAATCCGGCTACTCGCTAGTTTTCCCAAATTTTATGACTTTCCGGCGAGTCGCTGGGTTCACTAAAAGTGCGACTCGCTGGGAatgtgatgcactttttatagcactaaataattatgcaagtatacaagatatatatagtatagctaaaggttagtgtTGAGTATCGAACACAGGGAAAACGAACATAAATTGTCTATCTTATACTAGGCGTCTTctactatttggaaaaacaaaaggttttggaattttttgCAAATAAAACTTGTTAAAACAAAGGAAATACGAATACAAATAAAACACAGAGATAAATCAAATGAGATAAGGAAATTCCAGGGACGTGCTCTCACAGTTATTGTTATACAAATTCTAATTACAACACCCTAGCACAGTTCATACTTCACTCAAACGAGTCACTATTATATTATCCATGCAGCACAAAGTGGGTTATAGACACTAGGGGCGtcaatcataaattaataaatcctaaaagctcctaagactcTTTAAGTTCTCGctctcaattaacaatgttgttttaagggaagctaattgtaacGTCAACTAAATTCTTCTAACTCGCAAACcttatctcatgattatgtTGCAAATCAATAGATCATCacagaatgtgtcactcacACGTGAAAAAATTATCCAACACTTAGAATTCTCTAACGTTCTCATAAGTTTTGACGATCAATTAATGGATCAAGAAGTTCAGATATAATCTTATCAATTCGTGAGGATAAGTTTGTTTATCCTCATTGCTTAAAACAAGCAAAATATGTGCATGATGCAATCCACGTTTCTGAAACTCAATAGATACACAACTGCatcccaaaattaaaaaaatatactccctccgtcccaaggtattagaccaactttcctttttgggatgtcccaacatattagactcatttccttttttagcaaaaagcatctatcttattttattctccacctacttttttctctcttctctcccctactttttccctctctcatactttactctctccactttaactatttaaatatcaattccttaaatcatgtgcccaaaagaagtgagtctaatactccgggacggagggagtatatatttgtcaatatataaaagaagaaacttaaatttatcgaataaaatatttataccaaaaaaaggaaacaaaccTGCTTTGACAtctccaaatatttttttactcttaAGATCCCTTATCAAACCATCCAACTTATCTTTAAAATTCCTGTTGACAATATTAGGACGATCATCTGATTGTAATCCCCTGGACCAACAAAGCGAACAATCTCTGGCCACTTACGATTACTAtgtactttttattagcacaaAATAAagctgcaagtatacagagcaGATCTAATATAGTTAATGGTTAGTACTAATACGCTCgaattttgcactattttaatgccattatttggtccgttttgagtgtcaaagttgcattacatgcccattattttcatattttattaattttggtatttttacgTGTTTTGTAAGAAATGTGTAAAATAGAGCTGAAAAAGGGGCataaaaaagtcaaaatctAGAAGCTGGTGAAGAAATGCAACCCAGCGGCCCGCTGGACCCTTGCCAGCTTTCGCTGAAAGCAGCACAGAGAGGTTAGGCCGTTCCAGTGGCCCGCTAGGAATTCCGTGCACAACAGCCTCAGTTCGAACCCATTTTTCTGGCGATTTTGACATCCAATCAGAGCGTTCTATTCACCATTCTCTTTGTCTTTAAAAGATCTTCACGATGGTACCTAGAAGATCTCAATCGGAGTTTTGTGGAGAAACTTATGGCCATTCTACAAACATCACTCATTGCAGTCAAATGCTGGCGGGAATTTAGGCGGAAATtcaaagaaggaaagaagatattaccttgTAAAGCCAAATCTTTTTCTTAACCTATGGGCACGAAATTTACCTTCTCCAAACCTTTCTCaagcctataaataccccataacctaattcatatcGTTCACCAATCTTAGAGACTTCATTCCTTCTCCTACCTTACACATAAATTCCTCCATTCCTCCATCTTCTACAAGGAGCAAAGAATTCAAAGGAGATCAAGCAAGAGCAAGATTAATTCTTCCGGGTTTTATCTAGTTTTTGTTAGATTGAGCAAGCTAGTaaagaaagcaattaaatgaaaacagTTTCACAGTTTGTAGTTAACTTGGTTTGAGAAAGCAGATTAGACAAGG
The genomic region above belongs to Salvia hispanica cultivar TCC Black 2014 chromosome 3, UniMelb_Shisp_WGS_1.0, whole genome shotgun sequence and contains:
- the LOC125216934 gene encoding transcription factor bHLH140, producing MESMEIDRGNTPPGGEKGEELKQIILVLIGLPGSGKSTFCEEVAKISSRPWTRVCQDAIKNGKSGTKIMCLSVAAAALEDGKSVLIDRCNIDKEQRADFLKLGSSETEKHAVVLDLPNSLCISRSVKRSGHEGKLQGSRAAQVVNHMAPKKELPKLSEGFNRIMFCYNEKDVKEAIKLYGSLRLCDSLPSGCFGQKSMDSMVQVGIRSFFKKQDTSGNAKSVPEDSGNQGAEAGSHTAGDALEKKGKCDIVDVTTSTSGSTASCSIPTLAFPSISTADFQFDLEKASDIIVEQVQEYISRIGEAKLVMVDLSHGSKILSLVKTKAAKKNIDSNKFSTFVGDITQLRSCGGLSCNVIANPTNREIKPGGGGVNAAVFKAAGFELEVATKERAEKLAAGECVIVPLPSSSPWFGAEGVTHVIHVLGPNMNPRRPDCLKDDYTKGCKILREAYSSLFEGFVSIVKSYGNEDQNGKRTAAFVPERNKKSKGSSSPLSKSGVNNQNQVDQSSTTKTWNPWAQALHKIAMSPGNHEDVVLEVSDHVVVIKDSYPKAQQHLLVIARCHGLDSLADVSGEDIPLLKEMHDVGLKWAEKLILENKSLEFRLGYHSIPSMRQLHLHVISQDFDSTHLKNKKHWLSFNTPFFLDSVNVIKQLEEDGELRLGNESFFDGVLRCHRCLSVNPNMPKLKNHVRSCKDPLTFLIQNGYLIFSEGKYR